The Linepithema humile isolate Giens D197 chromosome 2, Lhum_UNIL_v1.0, whole genome shotgun sequence genome has a segment encoding these proteins:
- the spt4 gene encoding transcription elongation factor SPT4, producing the protein MSMETVPKDLRGLRACLVCSLVKTFDQFEFDGCDNCDEFLRMKNNKDNVFDCTSSNFDGMIAVMSPEDSWVCKWQRINRFCKGVYAISVSGRLPAGVIREMKSRGIVYRPRDTSQR; encoded by the exons ATGTCAATGGAGACCGTACCGAAAGATTTGCGTGGATTAAGGGCATGTTTAGTATGTTCTTTGGTTAAG ACCTTTGATCAATTTGAGTTCGATGGATGTGATAACTGTGATGAATTTTTACGTATGAAAAACAATAAGGATAATGTTTTCGATTGTACAAGTTCAAATTTTGATgg aATGATTGCTGTAATGAGTCCAGAAGATAGCTGGGTATGCAAATGGCAAAGAATAA atcgTTTCTGCAAAGGTGTTTATGCCATATCAGTATCAGGACGATTACCAGCTGGTGTCATTAGAGAAATGAAAAGCAGAGGAATAGTTTATAGGCCGCGTGATACAAGTCAAcgttaa